A stretch of Triticum aestivum cultivar Chinese Spring chromosome 1D, IWGSC CS RefSeq v2.1, whole genome shotgun sequence DNA encodes these proteins:
- the LOC123183002 gene encoding L-type lectin-domain containing receptor kinase IX.1, producing the protein MGHGSMTRVLALAAAMLAATGIGMASGQQAGVPSIISRDTFDYMLGNRSQSGCEGGAFYTYDAFVQAANASKLRGFGTIGDEDTRRRELAAFFGQTSHETAGYCWVKEQKPTIARYYGRGPIQLTHDYNYRQAGDALGLDLLGNPDLVSTDPVVAFKTAIWWWMTPQAPKPSCHAVMTDGWTPSTQERDAGMLPGYGMTTYIINGTLECGKGYGTAPAKDRVRYYKMYCGILQVGYGDNMVCKNMKLAQPPLSPPPLGGMNQMQRRPAQPPLPAQTLEESPPPPKTGLLIGISVGSVLFLIILIASIWFLLRQHQREQEKIRQQTTEQELEENNFLEDDQAMEDDFEKGTGPKRFHYKDLAVATDNFSNDKKLGQGGFGSVYRGFLSELNLHVAIKRVSKGSRQGRKEYASEVRVISRLRHKNLVQLIGWCHGGSDLLLVYELMPNGSLDRHLYGANNVLLPWSVRHEIVLGLGSALLYLHQDWEQCVLHRDIKPSNVMLDALFNAKLGDFGLAKLVEHGRGSLTTAPAGTMGYMDPECMTTGRTNTESDVYSFGVVLLEIACGRGPVVVAQEEEDAMHLAQWVWNWYGRGRILGAADTRLGGEFNAREMECVMLVGLWCAQLDCNLRPSVRQAVNVLRAEAPMPVLPARMPVAAYMPPSVDIHSCTTSSFVTVGTGGSVVDTTRQAGPEHLLC; encoded by the exons ATGGGTCATGGCAGCATGACGAGGGTGCTCGCTCTGGCCGCTGCCATGCTGGCGGCGACCGGCATCGGCATGGCCAGCGGGCAGCAGGCCGGCGTGCCGTCGATCATCTCACGGGACACGTTCGATTACATGCTGGGCAACCGCAGCCAGAGCGGCTGCGAGGGCGGCGCCTTCTACACATACGACGCGTTCGTGCAGGCCGCGAACGCGAGCAAGCTCCGCGGCTTCGGCACCATCGGCGACGAGGATACACGCAGGCGCGAGCTCGCCGCCTTCTTCGGGCAGACCTCCCACGAGACTGCCG GTTACTGCTGGGTGAAAGAGCAAAAGCCCACGATTGCGCGCTACTACGGACGAGGCCCCATACAGCTGACTCA CGACTACAACTACCGGCAAGCTGGGGACGCGCTGGGGCTGGACCTGCTGGGTAACCCGGACCTGGTGTCCACCGACCCTGTCGTCGCGTTTAAGACGGCTATCTGGTGGTGGATGACACCGCAAGCGCCCAAGCCGTCGTGCCACGCCGTGATGACCGACGGCTGGACGCCGTCCACCCAGGAGCGCGACGCAGGCATGCTCCCCGGATATGGTATGACCACTTACATCATTAACGGCACCCTTGAGTGCGGCAAGGGCTACGGGACTGCCCCAGCCAAGGATCGTGTCCGCTACTACaagatgtactgtggcattctccAAGTCGGGTACGGGGACAACATGGTCTGCAAGAACATGAAGTTGGCACAGCCACCCTTGTCTCCGCCGCCTCTCGGAGGCATGAACCAAATGCAAAGACGGCCAGCACAGCCACCGTTGCCTGCGCAAACTCTGGAAG AATCTCCGCCTCCTCCAAAAACTGGGCTTCTCATCGGCATTTCTGTCGGTTCTGTGTTGTTCTTGATCATTCTCATCGCCTCGATTTGGTTCCTTCTACGGCAGCACCAGCGAGAGCAGGAGAAAATCCGTCAGCAAACAACAGAGCAAGAGCTGGAAGAGAACAACTTCCTCGAAGATGATCAGGCCATGGAAGACGACTTCGAGAAGGGGACTGGTCCCAAGCGATTCCACTATAAAGATTTGGCCGTCGCCACCGACAACTTCTCCAACGACAAGAAGCTCGGACAAGGTGGCTTTGGATCGGTGTACAGAGGTTTTCTGAGTGAATTGAACCTTCATGTGGCCATCAAGAGAGTTTCCAAAGGCTCCAGGCAGGGGAGGAAGGAGTACGCATCTGAGGTGAGGGTCATAAGCAGGCTTCGGCATAAGAACCTCGTGCAGCTCATCGGCTGGTGCCACGGAGGCAGTGATCTGCTCCTCGTCTATGAGCTCATGCCCAATGGCAGCCTCGATAGGCATCTCTACGGTGCCAATAACGTTTTGCTTCCATGGTCTGTTAG GCATGAGATTGTGCTGGGATTGGGCTCGGCGCTTCTCTACCTACACCAGGACTGGGAGCAGTGCGTCCTGCATAGGGACATCAAGCCAAGCAATGTCATGCTGGACGCGTTGTTCAACGCCAAGCTCGGCGACTTCGGGCTTGCCAAGCTCGTTGAGCACGGCCGAGGATCGCTGACGACAGCTCCCGCCGGCACAATGGGATACATGGACCCAGAATGCATGACCACCGGCAGGACCAACACCGAGTCGGATGTCTACAGCTTCGGCGTCGTCCTCCTTGAGATTGCATGCGGTAGGGGGCCTGTAGTGGTagctcaggaggaggaggacgcgatGCACTTGGCTCAGTGGGTGTGGAATTGGTATGGCAGGGGGAGGATTCTAGGCGCCGCTGATACGCGATTGGGAGGAGAATTCAATGCCAGAGAGATGGAGTGCGTGATGCTGGTTGGGCTTTGGTGTGCTCAACTTGATTGCAACCTGAGGCCGTCGGTTAGACAGGCTGTCAACGTGCTGCGTGCTGAGGCGCCGATGCCGGTCCTCCCTGCAAGGATGCCGGTGGCAGCTTACATGCCGCCGTCGGTTGACATACATAGTTGTACTACTTCTTCGTTTGTAACCGTCGGCACTGGTGGTAGTGTGGTGGACACAACTCGTCAAGCTGGACCGGAGCATCTTCTTTGCTAA
- the LOC123160773 gene encoding putative cyclin-dependent kinase F-2, with protein sequence MGPYGKAGAATVICMDKDGNYLGASAVTIEGLVDAASLEAHACNEALALARDLNVTHAIIASDCMQVDNQGKLLARVAAAAAWFKSMLVLAAQLMGGYSFAPGPRNLWTGPAATPPRIGIAALDDVVAATPAARKSQRAPATPTPTRSGHFHRLEVIGAGTFGVVYRVRDRRTGEIVAMKCLRASDDGDAGRYLSDFAAEVSALEACSGHPSIVQPRASGHLGSKAFLAMEFVGPTLRYVMKHVRYGRRHTELEVRLLMRQLCAGVRWMNRLGLMHRDLKPDNVLVDNHGNLKICDLGLSCSMADGPPYSNPVGTRGYCAPELLLGCTNYDEHVDSWALGIMMAELLAGKHPFHGRSDTEDLGKILDLLGTADIKEWSGYNGRRLPGGCQLGSFLRNKFPCQVEARMKGLPTLLEAGFEVLSGLLRCNPEKRLTTEQALKHRWFKEANPRATRS encoded by the exons ATGGGGCCATATGGCAAGGCGGGGGCGGCCACAGTGATCTGCATGGACAAGGATGGCAACTATTTGGGAGCGTCAGCAGTCACCATCGAGGGTCTGGTGGATGCAGCAAGTCTTGAAGCACATGCCTGCAACGAGGCTCTTGCTCTGGCAAGAGACCTCAACGTCACACATGCGATCATAGCTTCGGATTGCATGCAA GTTGACAATCAAGGAAAGCTTCTGGCACGAGTCGCTGCTGCCGCTGCGTGGTTCAAGTCCATGCTCGTGCTGGCTGCGCAGCTGATGGGAG GTtatagtttcgccccgggcccccgaaatctcTGGACCGGCCCTGCTGCAACCCCGCCGCGTATAGGCATCGCTGCCCTCGACGACGTGGTCGCGGCCACACCGGCGGCGCGCAAGAGTCAAAGAGCGCCGGCCACTCCCACTCCCACACGCAGCGGCCACTTCCACCGGCTCGAGGTGATTGGCGCAGGAACATTTGGCGTCGTCTACCGGGTCAGGGACCGCCGCACAGGAGAGATCGTGGCGATGAAGTGTCTTCGTGCGAGCGATGACGGCGACGCCGGCCGCTACCTCTCCGACTTCGCGGCCGAGGTCAGCGCCCTCGAGGCGTGCAGTGGCCACCCATCCATCGTGCAGCCgcgcgcctccggccacctcggcagCAAGGCCTTCCTCGCCATGGAGTTTGTGGGGCCGACCCTTAGGTATGTCATGAAGCATGTCCGATACGGGAGGAGGCACACTGAGCTGGAGGTTCGCTTACTCATGAGGCAACTTTGCGCCGGCGTGAGGTGGATGAATCGCCTCGGCCTGATGCACCGTGACCTCAAGCCGGACAACGTGCTTGTCGACAACCACGGGAACCTCAAGATCTGCGACTTAGGACTGTCGTGCAGCATGGCCGATGGGCCGCCCTACTCCAACCCCGTCGGGACACGGGGATACTGCGCGCCAGAGCTCCTCCTCGGGTGCACCAATTACGACGAGCATGTCGACTCATGGGCTCTTGGCATCATGATGGCTGAGCTCCTTGCCGGCAAGCACCCTTTCCATGGGAGGTCAGATACGGAGGACCTCGGCAAGATCTTGGACCTTCTCGGCACAGCTGACATCAAAGAGTGGTCAGGCTACAATGGACGCCGTCTGCCCGGCGGATGCCAACTAGGAAGCTTTCTGCGGAATAAGTTCCCTTGTCAGGTTGAGGCCAGGATGAAAGGCCTGCCGACATTGTTAGAGGCTGGTTTCGAGGTCTTGAGCGGTCTTCTACGATGCAACCCGGAGAAGAGGCTCACGACGGAGCAAGCGCTCAAGCATCGGTGGTTCAAGGAGGCCAACCCTAGGGCTACAAGGAGTTGA